The Brevibacillus brevis genome contains a region encoding:
- a CDS encoding TIGR01777 family oxidoreductase, translating to MKKKVILAGGTGFIGKYLADKFNQLGYEVRIIARTSPHITWDNHAKIVEALEDSELLINLAGKSVNCRYHEKNKEEILNSRTETTHILGNAVLACKNPPLLWINSSTATIYRHAEDRPMTEATGEIGTGFSVDVAKQWEAAFFSFDLPHTRQVALRMAIVLGENGGVIDPYKNLVRFGLGGVQGSGNQRFSWIHVEDIFQIILFLKERTDLSGVFNCSSPHPVTNREFMQHFRNVMNRSFGLPSPKWMLEMGAMIIGTETELVLKSRWVIPERLEREGYQFRFAHIDKTLQDILK from the coding sequence ATGAAAAAGAAAGTCATCCTGGCTGGCGGCACTGGCTTTATCGGCAAGTATCTGGCAGACAAATTCAATCAACTTGGCTACGAAGTAAGGATCATCGCAAGAACTTCCCCTCATATAACGTGGGACAATCACGCGAAAATCGTGGAAGCTTTGGAAGATTCCGAGCTGCTCATCAATCTGGCGGGCAAATCCGTCAACTGTCGTTACCATGAAAAGAACAAGGAAGAAATCCTGAATTCTCGGACAGAGACCACTCACATACTTGGCAATGCTGTTCTTGCCTGCAAAAACCCTCCTTTACTCTGGATCAATTCCAGTACGGCCACGATTTACAGGCATGCAGAGGATCGCCCCATGACAGAAGCAACAGGGGAGATTGGAACAGGCTTTTCCGTCGACGTCGCCAAGCAATGGGAAGCTGCCTTCTTTTCCTTTGATTTGCCGCATACGAGACAAGTAGCCTTACGTATGGCGATCGTGCTGGGCGAAAACGGCGGGGTTATCGATCCATACAAAAATCTCGTTCGCTTTGGACTCGGGGGTGTACAAGGGTCTGGCAATCAGCGTTTTAGCTGGATTCATGTCGAAGATATCTTCCAGATCATTCTCTTTTTGAAGGAGAGAACTGACTTAAGCGGCGTATTCAATTGTTCTTCTCCCCATCCCGTCACAAACCGTGAATTCATGCAGCATTTTCGCAACGTGATGAATCGGAGCTTCGGACTGCCTTCTCCCAAATGGATGCTGGAAATGGGGGCCATGATAATCGGAACGGAAACAGAGCTGGTGTTAAAAAGCCGCTGGGTTATTCCAGAAAGGCTTGAGCGTGAAGGGTACCAGTTTCGCTTTGCCCATATCGATAAGACGCTGCAGGATATTTTAAAATGA
- a CDS encoding S8 family serine peptidase: MKKMRTLASLTLAASLMLSGLPYNALAAAEFSEQDWEKVNEYTNAEVELGSEISKISPLLNTSSSKNVSVIIELNSEPSIVAKHEEGSESSVRSLRAKVEEEQESFLDEAKDNKVKLKVKRKFEHVFNGMEVTVSADELEELAELPQVKRIYQNTYYELPEIDAISEKQSSTKWDQAPLQQIGVLDMWKDGLTGKGLKVGVIDTGVDYKHPDLKDAYKGGYDSFDNDKDPYEEAPIPVEDDREGTGYEGSSHGTHVSGTIVGRAKNRASDVQVKGVAYGADLYVYRVLGRGGGSSAQVIDGIEKAVKDGMDVINLSLGAAMEKNSDSPDAIAVNNAVLSGVITVVSGGNSADDERGRHYYTAGSPSGARLPITVAAVDSPTVQYDGSATSSFGANYEFPVMAWQVRKDNFASIIGTKPLPVVYANLGSRSDFEKVNVKGKVALVSRGTLGFTEKIENARKAGAVAIVVFNGNDADGDGQADLDIRDREGYVNTILGDQIEAIPTFDMKGLEGRTLAKELLADPEKAKTLTFTFSGNYPSTNDPGDRIAGFSSRGPIMGDDYSIKPNLAAPGVAVLSSYPSWSKLIPDAKYDKAYARLNGTSMAAPHVSGLALLLKQAHPDWTPADIKAALANTSKPLYSPDGTLYDVYSQGAGRVNGYAASKTPAVLTTVEQLTILGEDFEPKTIPYYADNVSFGLLKAGSNTVTKTLQLKNLSKKEVSYEAEVIMHPSVTTDPYKPGSKTPDVDDIDVEISEDSISAKKGDATTFELNLSVDSDAKDGVYEGEVLLKAKGNPDLRLPFAVHVGDKREDTNFGFDNLKLSDTTITPDGDGNEDSFTLEAELQAKDVNQISVEAWDMDDKYVGTLASVFNNYALIAPGPITFSNLDGTYYDGSQVAKKLDPGKYKLKLVGRSVDQSKPKGEQIVKEYEAWKSFMIKASNKNAVLSKVVEEAVEQFEIEIANTTELDQPVLVLPEESDDVTYQVTKSSDETFIDDEGILKELPAEGEETVTLYVTITSKEDESVTQTVKVKVTLEAVVE, encoded by the coding sequence ATGAAGAAGATGCGTACTCTCGCTTCTCTTACGCTTGCAGCATCACTCATGCTGAGTGGCCTTCCTTACAATGCACTGGCAGCGGCGGAGTTTAGCGAACAGGATTGGGAAAAAGTAAACGAATATACCAATGCGGAAGTAGAGCTTGGCTCCGAAATCTCAAAAATCTCTCCTCTGTTGAACACCAGTTCCAGCAAAAATGTGAGTGTCATTATTGAGCTGAACAGCGAGCCTTCGATTGTAGCTAAACATGAAGAAGGTTCAGAATCTTCCGTTAGATCGTTGCGAGCAAAAGTAGAGGAGGAGCAAGAATCTTTCCTCGATGAAGCAAAAGACAACAAGGTCAAACTGAAGGTAAAGCGCAAGTTTGAGCATGTATTCAACGGCATGGAAGTAACGGTGTCCGCCGACGAGTTGGAAGAACTGGCTGAACTGCCACAAGTGAAACGCATTTATCAAAATACGTATTATGAGCTCCCCGAAATTGATGCCATCAGCGAGAAACAATCGTCCACCAAATGGGATCAGGCCCCTCTCCAACAAATCGGTGTTCTCGATATGTGGAAGGATGGTCTGACAGGGAAAGGATTGAAGGTCGGCGTCATCGATACCGGTGTTGATTACAAGCACCCTGATCTCAAGGATGCCTATAAAGGCGGATATGACTCCTTCGACAATGACAAAGACCCTTATGAAGAAGCGCCAATCCCTGTAGAAGATGACCGGGAAGGAACAGGATATGAAGGCTCCAGCCATGGAACGCACGTCTCCGGCACCATCGTAGGACGAGCCAAAAACAGGGCATCCGACGTGCAGGTAAAAGGGGTTGCCTATGGTGCAGACCTCTACGTCTACCGTGTATTGGGCCGAGGAGGCGGTAGCTCCGCTCAGGTTATCGACGGTATCGAAAAAGCCGTGAAAGACGGTATGGACGTTATTAACCTGTCGCTTGGCGCCGCTATGGAGAAGAACTCTGACTCTCCAGATGCCATCGCTGTAAATAATGCGGTACTGTCTGGTGTGATCACGGTTGTATCGGGCGGGAACTCCGCCGACGATGAACGCGGCAGACATTATTACACCGCGGGATCACCTTCTGGAGCGAGGCTGCCGATCACAGTTGCAGCGGTAGACTCCCCTACCGTGCAATATGACGGCTCAGCAACCTCGTCCTTCGGAGCCAATTACGAATTCCCTGTGATGGCATGGCAGGTCAGAAAGGATAACTTCGCCTCCATCATCGGAACCAAACCGCTGCCAGTCGTCTATGCCAACCTTGGCTCTCGCAGCGATTTTGAAAAGGTAAATGTAAAAGGCAAAGTCGCTCTCGTATCCCGTGGTACTCTCGGCTTCACGGAAAAAATCGAAAACGCCCGAAAAGCTGGTGCTGTCGCGATCGTGGTCTTTAACGGTAACGACGCGGACGGAGATGGCCAAGCCGATCTGGATATCCGTGATCGCGAGGGCTATGTCAACACGATCCTGGGCGACCAGATCGAAGCGATCCCTACCTTTGACATGAAGGGTCTGGAAGGCCGGACACTGGCAAAAGAGCTGCTGGCTGACCCTGAAAAAGCGAAAACACTGACGTTTACGTTCTCAGGAAACTACCCAAGCACAAATGATCCGGGTGACCGCATCGCCGGATTTAGCTCACGCGGTCCAATCATGGGCGACGATTACAGCATCAAGCCAAATCTGGCTGCGCCAGGTGTAGCCGTTCTGTCCAGCTATCCATCTTGGAGCAAGCTGATCCCCGACGCCAAGTACGACAAGGCATACGCACGTCTAAACGGTACAAGCATGGCGGCTCCGCACGTTTCCGGTCTTGCCCTGCTGTTGAAACAGGCACATCCGGACTGGACACCTGCCGATATCAAGGCAGCGCTCGCGAACACCTCAAAACCGCTGTATAGCCCAGACGGCACACTGTACGATGTGTACTCCCAAGGTGCAGGCCGCGTAAACGGCTACGCCGCATCGAAAACACCTGCTGTTCTGACAACGGTAGAGCAGCTTACCATTTTGGGCGAAGATTTCGAGCCGAAAACCATTCCGTACTATGCGGACAACGTTTCCTTTGGCTTGCTGAAGGCTGGCAGCAATACCGTCACGAAAACGCTCCAGCTGAAAAACCTGTCCAAGAAAGAAGTTTCTTACGAAGCAGAAGTGATCATGCATCCGTCCGTTACGACAGATCCGTACAAGCCAGGCTCCAAAACGCCAGATGTCGATGACATCGATGTGGAAATCTCCGAAGATTCCATCTCCGCTAAAAAAGGCGATGCGACCACATTTGAGCTCAACCTGTCCGTTGACTCCGATGCAAAAGACGGCGTGTATGAAGGGGAAGTCCTGCTGAAAGCGAAAGGCAACCCTGACCTGCGCCTGCCGTTTGCTGTACACGTGGGAGACAAGCGCGAGGATACCAACTTCGGTTTCGACAACCTGAAGCTGTCCGATACGACAATCACGCCTGATGGCGATGGCAATGAGGATTCGTTCACACTCGAAGCAGAGCTGCAAGCCAAAGACGTGAACCAGATCTCTGTTGAGGCATGGGACATGGACGATAAATATGTCGGAACTCTCGCATCCGTGTTCAACAATTACGCGCTGATTGCACCAGGCCCTATCACCTTCTCTAATCTCGATGGTACCTACTACGATGGTAGCCAAGTAGCGAAGAAGCTCGATCCAGGCAAATACAAGCTGAAGCTCGTCGGTCGAAGCGTTGACCAAAGCAAGCCGAAGGGTGAGCAGATTGTAAAAGAATACGAGGCTTGGAAATCCTTCATGATTAAGGCATCGAATAAAAACGCGGTCTTGTCCAAGGTAGTTGAAGAAGCCGTAGAGCAATTTGAGATTGAGATTGCGAACACCACAGAGCTGGATCAGCCAGTGCTTGTCCTGCCGGAAGAAAGCGATGATGTGACTTATCAGGTGACGAAGAGCTCTGATGAGACCTTTATCGATGACGAGGGAATTTTGAAGGAACTGCCTGCCGAAGGGGAAGAGACCGTTACGCTGTATGTGACGATTACTTCTAAGGAAGATGAGTCGGTTACGCAGACTGTGAAGGTGAAAGTGACGTTGGAGGCGGTAGTAGAGTAG
- a CDS encoding VOC family protein: MNTNLIQKVGQIGIPVKNLEKAVHFYKEQLGLPLLFQTGNMAFFECNGLRLMLSLPEKEQFAHASSVIYFQVDDIQTAFEELKSRDVTFIDEPHLVAKMGQTETWMTFFKDTEGNTHAFVSEVQEETVSF, from the coding sequence ATGAACACGAACCTGATTCAAAAAGTAGGGCAAATCGGCATCCCTGTCAAAAACCTGGAAAAAGCCGTCCATTTTTACAAAGAGCAGCTTGGGCTCCCTCTTTTGTTTCAGACAGGCAACATGGCGTTCTTTGAATGTAACGGACTTCGCCTCATGCTGAGCCTGCCGGAAAAAGAGCAATTTGCACACGCCAGCTCCGTCATTTACTTTCAAGTAGATGACATTCAAACTGCTTTTGAAGAGTTAAAAAGTAGGGACGTAACGTTTATCGACGAGCCACATCTCGTAGCCAAAATGGGGCAAACGGAAACGTGGATGACCTTCTTTAAAGACACAGAAGGGAATACGCATGCCTTCGTGAGTGAAGTACAAGAGGAGACCGTTTCATTTTGA
- a CDS encoding RtcB family protein, producing MSNTPIKYFINPEVKVENNAVEELHRLLEVNETIATLQKHSPDYFDDPNTGVLEVAITPDFHKGSGIPVGTTLFTRGFVLPQAIGNDINCGMRLYVTDLSEEQIHTNLDAIERNVRHVFFEGGRNIPMTRQMREKMFKEGLIGILDSHKEANGEGIWRYYNEKQQELDLNHVNKMGSFIAESTIGLDDFLGPAELSRDAQIGSLGGGNHFFEIQVVKKVHQGSIASQWGLKEGQVVLMIHTGSVSIGYNSGAWIKEMLKRMYPTSLKHPDNGMYPLPLSERFEPQWKMFWSLLHNAANFAFANRLMLGLMMYKSISDVLGDFEHKLLYDAPHNYLWEEQLEQMGGFLHRKGSCTAKSAEQMMGTPFQYTGEPVFIPGSMGSHSFILAGLGNRESLFSASHGAGRALSRGDAVKVDDDRFREFLANFRVINPIDPKRADLRGRSDILKKWEEELKKEAPYAYKDITPVIQSHVDHGMAEIVAEVAPIATVKG from the coding sequence TTGAGCAACACACCCATTAAATATTTCATCAATCCGGAAGTAAAAGTAGAAAACAATGCGGTAGAGGAGCTGCATCGACTTTTAGAGGTGAATGAAACAATTGCAACGCTGCAAAAGCATTCACCCGATTATTTTGACGATCCCAATACCGGGGTTTTGGAAGTAGCCATTACGCCCGATTTTCACAAAGGAAGCGGCATTCCTGTAGGCACGACGCTGTTTACGCGTGGGTTTGTGCTGCCGCAAGCGATTGGCAACGATATTAATTGCGGGATGCGTCTGTATGTCACGGATTTGTCCGAGGAGCAGATTCACACAAATCTGGATGCCATTGAACGGAATGTGCGCCATGTTTTTTTCGAAGGGGGCCGCAATATTCCCATGACGCGGCAGATGCGGGAAAAAATGTTCAAGGAAGGCCTGATCGGCATACTGGACAGCCACAAGGAAGCGAATGGCGAGGGAATTTGGCGCTATTACAACGAGAAGCAGCAGGAGCTGGATTTGAACCATGTCAATAAAATGGGGTCTTTTATCGCGGAATCGACGATTGGACTCGATGACTTTCTCGGCCCTGCCGAGCTTTCCCGGGATGCACAAATCGGCTCGCTTGGTGGCGGGAATCATTTTTTTGAGATTCAGGTGGTCAAAAAAGTGCATCAGGGCTCTATCGCCAGTCAGTGGGGGCTAAAAGAAGGGCAAGTTGTCCTTATGATTCATACCGGCTCTGTTTCCATTGGTTATAACAGCGGTGCATGGATCAAAGAGATGCTGAAAAGGATGTACCCGACTTCCTTAAAGCACCCGGATAACGGCATGTATCCACTGCCTCTTTCGGAGCGTTTCGAACCGCAGTGGAAAATGTTTTGGAGTCTCCTGCACAATGCGGCGAACTTTGCGTTTGCCAATCGATTGATGCTGGGCCTAATGATGTACAAATCGATTTCCGATGTGTTGGGCGATTTTGAACATAAGCTGTTGTACGATGCGCCTCATAATTATTTGTGGGAGGAGCAGCTGGAGCAGATGGGCGGATTTTTGCATCGAAAAGGGTCTTGTACGGCAAAATCGGCCGAGCAAATGATGGGCACGCCGTTTCAGTATACGGGCGAACCTGTGTTTATCCCTGGTTCCATGGGATCGCACAGCTTTATTTTGGCGGGGTTAGGGAATCGGGAAAGTCTGTTTAGCGCAAGCCATGGTGCAGGTCGTGCACTTTCTCGCGGCGATGCTGTGAAAGTGGACGATGACAGATTTCGCGAGTTTCTTGCTAACTTCCGCGTGATCAATCCGATTGACCCGAAGCGGGCGGACTTGCGCGGACGGAGCGATATTTTGAAAAAATGGGAGGAAGAGCTGAAAAAAGAGGCGCCTTATGCCTATAAAGATATTACTCCGGTGATTCAGTCGCATGTGGATCATGGTATGGCTGAGATTGTGGCTGAGGTGGCGCCGATTGCTACGGTAAAAGGATAA
- a CDS encoding helix-turn-helix domain-containing protein: MTDKPSRNYVLQAKSKQFYWEGDGQLSIKTFRNGRAHYKTSKGFFAVEEGRYLLLNEGEYTISIEEAEDVESFCIFFKHGFGEEMLSTLVDSTDRLLSDPYKETASIGFFEKTYHTSHTLAFQLATLKESLTFLERDSIGYEEQFHQIMRTLLLGQFDVRKEMDALHALRQSTREELYRRISTAHDYIRAFYDQPIRLDEIAQIACLSPNHLLRAYAQVYGKTPHQHISEYRIQRAKQLLAKLDFSMTDIAFELGFSNPVSFSKMFKQHVGVSPLQFRKKVILDKK; this comes from the coding sequence ATGACCGACAAACCTTCCAGGAACTATGTTCTCCAGGCAAAAAGCAAGCAATTTTACTGGGAAGGGGATGGGCAGCTTTCCATTAAAACATTTCGTAATGGAAGAGCGCATTACAAGACAAGTAAAGGCTTTTTTGCTGTGGAAGAGGGCAGGTATCTCTTGCTGAACGAAGGGGAGTATACCATTTCCATCGAGGAAGCGGAGGATGTAGAATCGTTTTGTATTTTCTTCAAGCATGGTTTTGGCGAGGAGATGTTAAGCACGCTCGTAGATTCAACGGATCGACTTCTCAGTGATCCTTATAAGGAAACGGCTTCGATCGGTTTCTTTGAAAAAACCTATCATACGAGCCATACACTGGCTTTTCAGTTAGCGACTTTGAAAGAGAGTCTCACCTTCCTTGAACGGGACTCCATCGGTTATGAAGAACAATTTCACCAGATTATGCGGACCCTATTGCTCGGACAGTTCGATGTAAGAAAAGAAATGGACGCTTTGCACGCGCTTCGACAATCGACTCGCGAAGAACTCTATCGAAGAATCAGTACCGCCCATGATTATATACGCGCTTTTTATGATCAACCTATCAGGCTCGATGAGATCGCACAGATTGCTTGTCTGTCTCCTAACCATTTGCTGCGAGCGTACGCCCAAGTGTATGGCAAAACGCCCCACCAGCATATTTCGGAATACCGGATACAACGAGCCAAGCAGCTGTTAGCCAAGCTGGACTTCAGTATGACAGACATCGCCTTTGAACTTGGATTCAGTAACCCCGTTTCCTTTAGCAAAATGTTTAAGCAGCATGTCGGCGTTTCTCCACTGCAATTCAGAAAAAAAGTGATTTTGGATAAGAAATAA
- a CDS encoding DUF1266 domain-containing protein, producing MFTFKRKKEKQFHFFTCSMHSAIGIGADTVYIEIKDNYSKRGIRDAASQKERLSWMLKEGERKEFARLHHFLSALSESGRVEYINSLEPDQDRVGKAKIVHYYLRRLPDEGIAAYDYAWVSYLSGTRWEGGYISKEEARQFKLQAVRQAQQAYNSWSEFITGYIAGYQFMTAKTSLDHLRQNDWNFSRSLVSKHCMLSKSNWHTDFSNFS from the coding sequence ATGTTCACATTCAAGCGTAAAAAGGAAAAACAATTTCACTTCTTTACCTGCAGTATGCATTCAGCTATTGGGATTGGGGCAGATACGGTCTACATCGAAATAAAAGATAACTATAGCAAACGGGGAATAAGAGACGCCGCGAGTCAGAAAGAGAGACTATCGTGGATGCTAAAAGAAGGCGAGCGGAAAGAATTTGCCCGGCTTCACCATTTTTTATCAGCGTTATCAGAGTCAGGACGAGTGGAATATATCAACTCTCTGGAACCAGATCAGGATCGCGTCGGCAAGGCAAAGATCGTTCATTACTATCTGCGAAGACTCCCAGATGAAGGGATTGCCGCCTATGATTATGCCTGGGTCTCCTACTTAAGTGGTACGAGATGGGAAGGCGGCTATATCAGCAAAGAGGAAGCTCGGCAGTTTAAGCTACAGGCTGTGAGACAAGCGCAACAAGCCTATAACAGCTGGAGCGAGTTTATCACGGGATATATCGCCGGCTATCAATTTATGACTGCGAAAACATCGCTGGATCACCTGCGCCAAAATGATTGGAATTTTTCACGCTCCCTTGTTTCCAAACACTGCATGCTATCGAAATCTAACTGGCATACCGACTTTTCAAATTTTAGCTAA
- a CDS encoding esterase-like activity of phytase family protein gives MKKWMYTLTASLVLSILFGYGQTHASGTNSANVHNGKARSVGSLSFIGEQTIPYGQQFEGTTIGGLSGIHYDPKQGQWLIISDDRSDNNPARFYQAKLAYDHKQFQPVQLSGVTFLKQPNGSYYPNQKQFATQGGEIPDLEDIAVDPKDGTIWYTTEGSRSHGMNPSVKHASRDGKYLSSFPASKLFTMNPKLEIGPRQNQTFEGLSFSPDGSSLWVSMENAVYQDGGLPTVNAGSLSRITQYDRNGNMKAQYAYPVDAIPAKPGPGKYADNGVTSILAVNNHQLLLTERAGVEGADGTFKFHVRVYEIDTTGATDISNLDLLLGKNITPVKKRLVLDLSKSGLRHIDNIEGITWGPKLPNGHDSLVLVSDNNFASTQTTQLLAFEVLPKK, from the coding sequence ATGAAAAAATGGATGTATACGCTAACGGCGTCACTCGTACTCTCGATCCTTTTCGGTTACGGTCAAACCCATGCTTCCGGTACGAATTCAGCTAATGTCCATAATGGTAAAGCACGTTCTGTAGGCAGCCTTTCCTTCATTGGAGAACAAACCATTCCATATGGCCAGCAATTTGAAGGAACGACTATTGGAGGACTTTCAGGTATTCATTATGATCCAAAACAAGGACAGTGGCTCATCATCAGTGATGATCGGTCTGATAACAACCCTGCGCGATTCTACCAAGCAAAATTAGCCTACGATCATAAACAGTTTCAACCGGTTCAGCTATCAGGTGTAACATTTTTAAAGCAGCCAAATGGAAGCTATTATCCCAATCAAAAGCAATTCGCAACGCAAGGTGGAGAAATCCCGGATTTGGAAGACATCGCGGTAGACCCCAAGGATGGAACCATCTGGTATACGACGGAAGGCAGCCGATCACATGGCATGAATCCATCTGTTAAGCATGCGTCCAGAGATGGGAAGTATTTATCTTCGTTCCCGGCGTCAAAGCTATTCACTATGAATCCAAAGCTCGAAATCGGACCTCGCCAAAACCAAACCTTTGAAGGTCTCAGCTTTTCGCCAGACGGTTCATCGCTTTGGGTTTCCATGGAGAACGCTGTCTATCAGGATGGGGGACTCCCAACGGTAAACGCTGGGTCGCTCTCGCGTATAACGCAATATGATCGCAATGGAAATATGAAAGCTCAATATGCCTATCCGGTTGATGCCATCCCTGCAAAACCGGGTCCTGGAAAGTATGCGGATAATGGCGTAACGAGCATTCTCGCTGTCAATAATCATCAACTCTTGCTTACAGAACGTGCCGGAGTTGAAGGAGCAGATGGAACCTTCAAATTCCATGTTCGTGTATATGAGATTGATACAACAGGTGCCACCGACATTTCCAATCTCGATTTGTTACTTGGAAAGAATATCACTCCCGTTAAAAAACGGCTGGTCCTCGATTTATCCAAATCAGGTCTACGGCATATCGATAACATCGAAGGAATAACGTGGGGACCCAAGCTTCCGAACGGGCACGACAGCTTGGTTCTGGTTTCAGATAACAACTTTGCAAGTACACAAACCACTCAGTTATTAGCTTTCGAAGTGCTACCTAAAAAGTGA
- a CDS encoding ankyrin repeat domain-containing protein: MIKLKDIGSFEELPEIAMHIYQGNIPALQDAIAAGWDIEKGIVLSKYTTLSPLDLAILSEKLEVVKLLVEHGVNLNVKNNPAFLMAVRYCTEELVRYVVAQGAKLDMVNQVRSGAYSEAYYGNKKNIPLIQELGLDIRLHGGDVLRKAVSDHDLTTTAYLLDHGVDINYNKPNMVYPYQATPLTVATRLGNAAMVKYLVERGADVMVAERGGERPYTIAVSNKDTELAAYLKSLEPAELHDVENRKYELQKFKLTEELIGFLTREELRLELAENEYDIGYIDFFTLTDTIEMKIGRQKLLRLSAEIDNYSHLHLVWNPKKKGSIGCYDEEHKEYADLCSFTEFLAQPEVYLIKFMEGELDSM; this comes from the coding sequence ATGATCAAGTTGAAAGATATCGGGAGTTTCGAAGAGCTGCCAGAAATCGCGATGCATATTTATCAAGGAAATATCCCGGCTTTACAAGATGCGATTGCGGCCGGATGGGATATAGAAAAGGGCATCGTGCTTAGCAAATATACGACGCTAAGCCCGTTGGATCTGGCGATTTTATCAGAGAAGCTAGAAGTTGTTAAGCTGCTGGTAGAGCATGGCGTTAATTTGAATGTCAAAAATAATCCAGCTTTTTTGATGGCCGTACGCTATTGCACGGAAGAGCTCGTTCGTTATGTTGTAGCGCAAGGCGCCAAGCTGGACATGGTCAATCAGGTGCGCTCAGGCGCTTATTCGGAGGCTTACTATGGCAACAAAAAGAACATCCCGCTCATTCAAGAGCTGGGACTGGATATAAGACTTCATGGCGGCGATGTATTGCGTAAAGCCGTGTCGGATCATGACCTTACGACCACGGCCTATTTGCTCGATCATGGGGTGGACATCAATTATAACAAACCGAATATGGTGTATCCGTATCAAGCGACCCCATTAACAGTTGCCACGCGCTTGGGGAATGCCGCCATGGTCAAGTATTTGGTTGAACGCGGTGCGGACGTTATGGTAGCGGAAAGGGGTGGCGAGCGGCCTTATACCATCGCGGTCAGCAACAAAGATACGGAGTTGGCTGCGTATTTGAAATCGCTGGAACCTGCCGAGCTGCATGATGTGGAGAACAGAAAGTACGAGCTGCAAAAATTTAAGCTGACCGAAGAACTGATTGGCTTCCTTACCAGAGAAGAGCTGCGTCTTGAGCTGGCGGAGAATGAGTATGACATTGGGTACATCGACTTTTTCACATTGACCGATACGATTGAAATGAAAATCGGTCGGCAAAAGCTGCTGCGTTTGTCTGCCGAAATCGACAACTACTCCCATCTGCACCTTGTGTGGAATCCGAAGAAAAAAGGTAGCATAGGCTGCTATGATGAGGAGCATAAGGAGTATGCGGACTTGTGCAGTTTTACAGAGTTCCTCGCGCAGCCGGAGGTGTACCTGATCAAGTTTATGGAAGGCGAACTAGATTCGATGTAA